In a single window of the Centropristis striata isolate RG_2023a ecotype Rhode Island chromosome 18, C.striata_1.0, whole genome shotgun sequence genome:
- the fam89a gene encoding sprT-like domain-containing protein Spartan has translation MNGKSTNGSLGGMACIEGLPPLPKSLSGLLNSSGGSWREMERMYVKKTMIQDDLSRGRNNTDNLLANKPANLDAALALLRKEMVGLRQQDMSLLCQLWSLHESIQEYKGSCQDLSAASSCMMENGYFDEDDEYYPEPGATPTGEQPDGDVGDGAAKNGSLGGKDDSWDSFHVTI, from the exons ATGAATGGTAAGTCAACGAACGGTTCGCTGGGGGGGATGGCCTGCATCGAGGGTCTGCCCCCGCTGCCGAAGAGCCTGAGCGGCTTGCTGAACTCGAGCGGCGGCTCCTGGAGAGAAATGGAGAGGATGTACGTGAAGAAAACCATGATCCAGGACGACCTGAGCCGGGGCAGGAACAACACCGACAACCTGCTGGCCAACAAGCCGGCCAACCTCGACGCTGCTCTGGCTCTCCTGCGGAAAGAAATG GTGGGTTTGCGTCAGCAGGACATGTCCCTGCTGTGCCAGCTGTGGTCGCTGCACGAGTCCATCCAGGAGTACAAGGGCAGCTGCCAGGACCTGAGCGCCGCCTCCTCCTGCATGATGGAGAACGGCTACTTCGACGAGGACGACGAGTACTACCCGGAGCCCGGCGCCACGCCCACCGGGGAGCAGCCGGACGGAGACGTCGGGGACGGCGCCGCCAAGAACGGGAGCCTCGGCGGCAAAGACGACAGCTGGGACTCCTTTCACGTCACCATCTGA